In the Drosophila biarmipes strain raj3 chromosome X, RU_DBia_V1.1, whole genome shotgun sequence genome, one interval contains:
- the LOC108021895 gene encoding histone acetyltransferase Tip60 has product MKINHKYEFDDDVASICESTAALTEGCRLPVRMHKTDDWPLAEIVSIKELDGRRQFYVHYVDFNKRLDEWVNEEDLYTRKVQFPRRDGSQTGTSTGVTTPQRHHSLAGSVSRPTSPQHPGAGAAPSIPSTPSAPAGSAPPAAAVPSSAPPPGTPSSGGELVNGNNLAAALQKRINRKRKVHGGSAHGHHSLQVQSQTPTAHPTTPQTPTSTPVHVTGDGLISGAANEDGDGSQDGKTPTPRQSGSMVTHQDDVVTRMKNVEMIELGRHRIKPWYFSPYPQELCQMPCIYICEFCLKYRKSRKCLERHLSKCNLRHPPGNEIYRKHTISFFEIDGRKNKVYAQNLCLLAKLFLDHKTLYYDTDPFLFYVMTEFDSRGFHIVGYFSKEKESTEDYNVACILTMPPYQRKGYGKLLIEFSYELSKFEGKTGSPEKPLSDLGLLSYRSYWAQTILEIFISQNPSTDGEKPTITINDICECTSIKKEDVISTLQNLNLINYYKGQYIVCINRDTIEQHRRAMDKRKIRIDSKCLHWTAKDWSKRSK; this is encoded by the exons ATGAAAATTAATCACAAATATGAGTTCGACGACGACGTGGCCTCCATTTGCGAGTCGACG GCCGCCCTCACCGAGGGATGTCGGCTGCCCGTCAGGATGCACAAGACGGACGACTGGCCGCTGGCGGAGATCGTGAGCATCAAGGAGCTGGACGGACGCCGGCAGTTCTACGTGCACTATGTGGACT TCAACAAGCGCCTGGACGAGTGGGTCAATGAGGAGGATCTGTACACGCGGAAGGTGCAGTTCCCGCGGCGCGACGGCTCCCAGACGGGCACCAGCACCGGGGTGACCACCCCCCAGCGCCACCACTCGCTGGCGGGCAGTGTTTCCCGGCCCACATCGCCGCAGCATCCTGGTGCCGGCGCTGCGCCATCGATCCCCTCGACTCCCAGTGCGCCAGCAGGCAGTGCTCCCCCTGCGGCGGCAGTTCCTAGCTCGGCGCCGCCTCCTGGGACGCCCAGCAGTGGCGGAGAGCTGGTGAATGGCAACAACCTGGCTGCGGCCCTGCAGAAGCGCATCAATCGCAAGCGCAAAGTGCACGGAGGCTCGGCCCATGGGCACCACAGCCTGCAGGTGCAATCGCAGACGCCAACTGCGCATCCCACCACGCCACAGACGCCCACGTCCACGCCCGTGCATGTGACGGGCGACGGCCTGATCAGCGGGGCGGCCAACGAAGACGGCGATGGCTCGCAGGATGGCAAGACGCCCACGCCGCGGCAATCGGGCAGCATGGTGACGCACCAGGACGACGTGGTGACGCGCATGAAGAACGTGGAGATGATCGAGCTGGGCCGGCATCGCATTAAGCCCTGGTACTTCTCGCCCTATCCGCAGGAGCTGTGCCAAATGCCGTGCATCTACATCTGTGAGTTCTGCCTGAAGTACAGGAAGAGCAGGAAGTGCCTGGAGCGGCACTTGTCCAAGTGCAATCTACGCCATCCGCCGGGCAACGAGATCTACCGCAAGCACACCATCTCCTTCTTCGAAATAGACGGGCGCAAGAACAAGGTGTACGCCCAGAACCTGTGCCTCCTGGCCAAACTCTTTCTGGACCACAAGACACTCTACTACGACACGGATCCGTTCCTGTTCTACGTGATGACCGAGTTCGATTCGCGGGGCTTCCACATTGTGGGCTACTTCTCCAAGGAGAAGGAGAGTACCGAGGACTACAACGTGGCCTGCATTCTCACCATGCCTCCGTACCAGCGCAAGGGCTACGGCAAGCTGCTCATCGAGTTCAGCTACGAGCTGTCCAAGTTCGAGGGCAAGACGGGCTCGCCCGAGAAGCCGCTGTCGGATCTGGGCCTGCTATCCTATCGATCCTACTGGGCGCAAACCATACTGGAGATCTTCATCAGCCAGAACCCGAGCACGGACGGCGAGAAGCCCACCATAACGATTAA CGACATCTGCGAATGCACCTCCATCAAGAAGGAGGACGTCATTTCCACGCTGCAGAACCTGAACCTGATCAACTACTACAAGGGCCAGTACATCGTGTGCATCAACC